One Argonema galeatum A003/A1 genomic region harbors:
- a CDS encoding type II toxin-antitoxin system VapC family toxin, producing the protein MKLLLDTHIWLWYLLGDPRLSPPLQTAIADPNTELWLSPISIWETLILAEKGRISLQPDPVTWVNLALKTLETREAQMNHSIAILRHYPSNHRILMVEMDKIVSGKRCWVSLR; encoded by the coding sequence ATGAAACTTTTACTCGATACGCACATTTGGCTTTGGTATTTACTGGGCGACCCACGCCTATCGCCACCACTTCAAACGGCGATCGCCGATCCTAACACTGAACTTTGGCTAAGTCCAATTAGCATTTGGGAAACACTCATACTTGCAGAAAAAGGACGGATATCTTTACAGCCAGATCCGGTTACATGGGTTAACTTAGCTTTAAAAACTCTGGAAACTCGTGAAGCCCAAATGAATCACTCCATTGCCATTTTAAGGCACTATCCGTCCAATCATCGCATTCTCATGGTGGAAATGGATAAGATTGTGAGTGGAAAAAGATGTTGGGTTTCCTTGCGTTAA
- a CDS encoding type II toxin-antitoxin system Phd/YefM family antitoxin — MNGQQMAHITTTELPQTLQTLLIEVERTKTPLTVIHEGKALVIIYPATTQAPRPSFGAMKGSGEILGDLIAPVAELWEVLE, encoded by the coding sequence GTGAACGGTCAACAAATGGCACACATTACCACGACTGAATTACCCCAAACCCTCCAGACTCTACTTATAGAGGTCGAACGTACCAAAACCCCTCTAACCGTCATCCATGAAGGAAAAGCATTAGTGATTATTTATCCGGCGACTACCCAAGCTCCACGCCCCTCCTTTGGTGCAATGAAAGGAAGCGGTGAAATATTAGGAGATTTAATTGCTCCTGTCGCCGAACTGTGGGAAGTTTTAGAATGA